A part of Salmo trutta chromosome 15, fSalTru1.1, whole genome shotgun sequence genomic DNA contains:
- the LOC115149185 gene encoding forkhead box protein N4-like isoform X3 — translation MATGRLAFNNTEAQSSPLELHPGSDQHRNMNTALGHDTIVPPQSNMQNSYIGMNYLNNQNGNMTGGYPGSGMPGSEYQSSPADYYHSPLQAYSPAQAVQQHSPSSLYNSPSYHSQNLYEQQAAGMSISNPHSNQDLLQQPNSFPKPIYSYSCLIAMALKNSRTGSLPVSEIYGFMKEHFPYFKTAPDGWKNSVRHNLSLNKCFQKEENKQGGSSSTRKGCLWALNPAKINKMEEEMQKWKRKDLTAIRRSMANPDELDRLITDRPDGCQRNPCDPRMTCLPSSPCGSPLSGLLQASLPFHLQAQNPTLLVDPSSPVTARTPPLHAVPDYSHTPFIQQQPCRQANSHSLYSLHPDITADVDALDPSIMEFAGSLWEGVREEGFSLESMFNHSPLCLSDCELPGPTTGQPLVDLQVSGLYTTLDPAPAVPFQYITTTEPGGQAVALL, via the exons CAAAGCAACATGCAGAACAGTTATATTGGAATGAACTACCTCAACAATCAAAATGGAAAT ATGACAGGAGGGTACCCAGGAAGTGGTATGCCTGGCTCAGAATACCAGTCCTCCCCAGCCGACTACTACCACTCCCCCCTGCAGGCCTACAGCCCAGCTCAGGCTGTCCAACAG CATTCCCCCAGCAGCCTGTATAACAGCCCCTCCTACCATAGCCAAAACCTGTATGAGCAGCAAGCAGCAGGCATGAGCATCAGCAATCCCCACAGCAACCAGGATCTCCTACAACAACCTAATTCCTTCCCCAAACCTATCTACTCCTACAG CTGCCTGATTGCTATGGCTCTGAAGAACAGCCGGACAGGCAGCCTCCCTGTCAGTGAGATCTACGGCTTCATGAAGGAGCACTTCCCTTACTTCAAG ACGGCGCCTGACGGCTGGAAGAACTCTGTGAGACACAACCTGTCTCTGAACAAGTGCTTTCAAAAGGAAGAGAACAAGCAGGGAGGCTCCTCCTCCACTCGTAAGGGCTGTCTGTGGGCCCTCAACCCAGCCAAGATCAACAAGATGGAGGAAGAGATGCAGAAGTGGAAACGCAAGGACCTGACTGCCATCCGCCGCAGCATGGCCAACCCAG ATGAGCTGGACAGGCTGATCACAGACCGACCGGACGGCTGTCAGAGGAACCCTTGTGACCCCAGGATGACGTGTCTCCCCTCTAGCCCCTGTGGTTCCCCTCTGTCTGGGCTTCTGCAGGCATCCCTCCCCTTCCACCTCCAGGCCCAGAATCCCACTCTGCTAGTAGACCCCAGTTCCCCTGTAACCGCCCGGACCCCTCCCCTCCACGCTGTCCCAGACTACTCCCACACCCCCTTCATCCAGCAGCAGCCCTGCAGACAAGCCAACAGCCACAGTCTGTACAGCCTCCACCCTGACATCACAGCAGATGTGGACGCTCTGGACCCTAGTATCATGGAGTTCGCCG GGAGCCTatgggagggggtgagagaggagggctTCAGCCTTGAGAGTATGTTTAACCACTCTCCTCTGTGCCTGTCTGACTGTGAGCTGCCTGGCCCCACCACTGGACAGCCCCTGGTGGACCTACAGGTTTCAGGGCTGTACACCACCCTGGACCCGGCACCTGCTGTCCCCTTCCAGTACATCACCACCACAGAGCCCGGTGGCCAAGCCGTCGCCCTGCTCTGA